Proteins encoded together in one Planctomyces sp. SH-PL14 window:
- a CDS encoding ABC transporter ATP-binding protein, translated as MTAPASESNSAQSSPLVEFRSATKWYGDVIGINDVTLTLGPGITGLLGPNGAGKTTLIKLLTGQLKPSLGEVLVRGKSARTAAARRHFGYCPEGDNFYEEMSGRQFVRTMARLHGLPPRAARERTEETLAEVGMSDRASRGLSGYSKGMRQRIKLAQALVHRPEVLVVDEPLNGIDPVGRKELMELFRRLADRGQAVLVSSHILEEMDQMADRVVFMGRGRVLAVGTLPELRAMLAEQPLRIRVACRQQRELAARLVLWDLVLGIELSGDEEIHLQVSRPREFYERFARLVVEQSFDVGRLETTDATTEATFKYVMAAATRF; from the coding sequence ATGACGGCCCCCGCATCGGAGTCAAACTCCGCGCAATCCTCGCCGCTCGTCGAGTTTCGCTCAGCGACGAAGTGGTACGGCGACGTCATCGGGATCAACGATGTGACCCTGACGCTGGGCCCCGGGATCACCGGCCTGCTCGGTCCCAACGGCGCGGGGAAGACGACGCTCATCAAGCTCCTCACGGGCCAGCTCAAGCCAAGCCTGGGGGAAGTGCTGGTCCGCGGGAAGTCCGCCCGGACCGCCGCGGCCCGGCGGCACTTCGGCTATTGCCCCGAAGGAGACAACTTCTACGAAGAGATGTCAGGGCGGCAGTTCGTCCGGACGATGGCTCGCCTCCACGGCTTGCCGCCGCGCGCGGCGCGGGAGCGGACGGAGGAGACTCTCGCCGAGGTCGGCATGTCCGACCGGGCCAGCCGTGGTCTCAGCGGGTATTCCAAAGGGATGCGGCAGCGGATCAAGCTCGCCCAGGCCCTCGTGCACCGCCCGGAAGTCCTCGTCGTCGACGAACCGCTCAACGGGATCGACCCCGTCGGACGGAAGGAATTGATGGAGCTGTTCCGCCGTCTGGCGGACCGCGGGCAGGCGGTGCTGGTGTCGAGCCATATCCTGGAAGAGATGGACCAGATGGCGGACCGCGTCGTCTTCATGGGACGGGGCCGGGTCCTCGCGGTCGGCACGCTCCCGGAGCTGCGGGCCATGCTGGCGGAACAGCCGCTGCGGATTCGCGTCGCCTGCCGCCAGCAGCGGGAGCTCGCCGCGCGGCTTGTGTTGTGGGATCTCGTGCTCGGGATCGAACTGTCGGGAGACGAGGAGATCCACCTGCAGGTCTCACGGCCGCGGGAGTTCTACGAGCGGTTCGCGCGGCTGGTCGTCGAGCAGTCGTTCGACGTAGGCCGGCTGGAGACGACGGACGCCACGACGGAGGCGACGTTCAAGTATGTCATGGCGGCCGCCACGCGGTTCTGA
- a CDS encoding dual OB domain-containing protein, which translates to MSSTPPSRLFAPVTKRIVLLANSSQRSGYQCVAGREIQWEGAALRSAGPWVRLVRERGSLTQADVRMEDGALPNLCDIIDVPLEYVHRLKHQPEDRVVAPEFRWGHAGRLSTAYLGMLEQSPATLWHARKRNPNFISIADVEKMEHPQTLLLIRPTDPELHVWSDSGSEPGAIQVHRRVRFTYHGTQYDLPIVDRTVLEKAPDAPPIGEGESVTSAVFAKESLFAVNLAGPFGKIHHKVVVGVIPL; encoded by the coding sequence ATGAGCTCCACTCCTCCGAGCCGCCTCTTTGCTCCGGTGACGAAACGGATCGTCCTGCTGGCCAATTCCTCCCAGCGTTCCGGATACCAGTGCGTCGCGGGGCGGGAGATCCAGTGGGAGGGGGCGGCCCTGCGGAGCGCCGGTCCCTGGGTGCGGCTCGTCCGTGAACGGGGCTCGCTGACGCAGGCAGACGTCCGGATGGAGGACGGCGCGCTCCCCAACCTGTGCGACATCATCGATGTCCCGCTGGAGTACGTGCATCGGCTCAAGCACCAGCCGGAAGACCGCGTCGTCGCCCCCGAATTCCGCTGGGGGCACGCCGGCCGGCTGTCGACAGCCTATCTCGGCATGCTGGAGCAGAGTCCCGCGACGCTCTGGCACGCCCGCAAGCGGAATCCCAATTTCATCAGCATCGCCGACGTGGAGAAGATGGAGCATCCCCAGACGCTGCTCCTGATCCGCCCGACCGATCCCGAGCTGCACGTCTGGTCCGACTCCGGCAGCGAGCCGGGGGCGATCCAGGTCCATCGCCGCGTCCGGTTCACCTACCACGGCACGCAATACGACCTGCCGATCGTCGACCGGACTGTCCTCGAGAAGGCTCCGGATGCTCCACCGATCGGCGAGGGAGAGTCCGTCACGTCTGCCGTCTTTGCCAAGGAGTCGCTGTTCGCGGTCAACCTTGCCGGCCCGTTTGGCAAGATCCACCACAAGGTGGTCGTTGGCGTCATCCCACTCTGA
- a CDS encoding ABC transporter ATP-binding protein — protein sequence MISPSDPQAGPVVELHDVSQFYGKFQALRNVSFQVQPGAIGLVGQNGAGKSTLLKLLLGLIRPSSGRGTVLGYDLVRERSRLRGLMGFMPEAESLIPGVRGVDLVALAGELCGMPRRQALRRAHEVLSYLDLDEARYRRCEDYSVGMKQRLKLAAALVHDPPLLLLDEPTAGLDPNGRDGMLRLLHAIASRHGKSLILSTHLLGDIDRICEQVIIVDKGAILGVGKIGELRRHWRNRFLMRWRGDGERLLSALQAGGVTVPSRPRADEAFIEIPEDWSPRTVFELSLQHETTVSDLIPDNEDLSQLYHRLVGTAATARPTGAAAAAKDGTSTNGRPQ from the coding sequence GTGATCTCCCCGTCCGACCCGCAGGCTGGGCCCGTGGTGGAACTGCACGACGTCTCCCAGTTCTACGGCAAGTTTCAGGCCCTGCGGAACGTCTCCTTCCAGGTCCAGCCCGGAGCGATCGGCCTCGTCGGCCAGAACGGGGCCGGAAAGTCGACCCTGCTCAAGCTCCTGCTCGGACTCATCCGCCCCAGCAGCGGCCGCGGAACAGTCCTCGGCTACGACCTCGTCCGTGAGCGGAGCCGGCTGCGGGGACTGATGGGGTTCATGCCGGAGGCGGAGTCGCTCATTCCCGGCGTACGAGGGGTCGACCTCGTGGCGCTCGCCGGCGAACTCTGCGGCATGCCCCGGCGGCAGGCACTTCGCCGCGCACACGAAGTCCTCTCGTACCTCGATCTCGACGAAGCCCGCTACCGGCGGTGCGAAGACTATTCCGTCGGCATGAAGCAGCGGCTGAAGCTCGCCGCCGCGCTCGTCCACGATCCGCCCCTCCTGCTCCTCGACGAGCCGACCGCCGGACTCGATCCCAACGGCCGCGACGGCATGCTGCGGCTGCTGCACGCCATCGCCAGCCGGCATGGAAAATCGCTGATTCTCTCCACGCACCTCCTGGGAGACATCGACCGGATCTGCGAGCAGGTCATCATCGTCGACAAGGGGGCGATCCTGGGGGTCGGCAAGATCGGCGAGCTCCGCCGCCACTGGCGGAACCGATTCCTCATGCGATGGCGGGGCGACGGCGAGCGACTCCTGAGTGCGCTCCAGGCGGGGGGCGTCACCGTCCCTTCGCGGCCCCGCGCGGACGAGGCGTTCATCGAGATTCCCGAGGACTGGTCGCCCCGAACAGTTTTCGAACTCTCGTTGCAGCACGAGACGACGGTCTCCGACCTCATCCCGGACAACGAAGACCTGTCGCAGCTCTATCACCGCCTCGTCGGAACGGCGGCGACGGCACGGCCGACGGGGGCGGCGGCTGCGGCAAAGGATGGAACCAGTACGAACGGGAGGCCGCAATGA
- the dprA gene encoding DNA-processing protein DprA has protein sequence MTDDELLDLLRLHLISGVGPRISTLLLDRFGSAGEVLRASGPDLLSVDGVGPKLSVAITRARQDPAAERELERCRAEGIRLLIRGTPDYPRELAEIADPPAVLYCRGTYEPRDSLAIAIVGTRKHSTYGKQTAERLGAALARAGLTIVSGLARGIDAAAHRGALQAGGRTIAVAATGLKNVYPPEHADLAVEIARQGCLLTEAPLDRGPAAGFFPQRNRIISGVSLGVIVVEADRNSGSLSTAAHGREQGREIFAVPGQIDNLRSRGCHDLIRDGATLLRGPDDVLEALGPLMGPVQTASDEVVHSPRELTLNEPERLVLNAVTQAPLLVDEVLRAVEMETSRVLSTLTVLEMKRLIRRHPGGYVSRP, from the coding sequence ATGACGGACGACGAACTACTGGATCTGTTGCGGCTGCACCTCATTTCCGGGGTCGGACCGCGGATCAGCACGCTCCTCTTGGACCGATTCGGGTCGGCCGGCGAAGTCCTGCGGGCGTCGGGACCGGACCTCCTCAGCGTCGACGGCGTCGGCCCGAAGCTCTCCGTGGCGATCACCCGCGCGAGGCAGGATCCGGCCGCTGAGCGGGAGCTGGAGCGGTGCCGCGCCGAGGGAATCCGCCTCCTGATCCGCGGGACGCCGGACTATCCGCGGGAGCTGGCCGAGATTGCCGATCCGCCCGCGGTCCTGTATTGCCGCGGCACGTATGAGCCCCGCGACTCGCTGGCGATCGCGATCGTGGGGACGCGGAAGCATTCGACTTACGGAAAGCAGACGGCGGAGCGGCTGGGAGCCGCGCTGGCCCGGGCCGGATTGACGATCGTCAGCGGCCTGGCGCGAGGAATCGACGCCGCGGCGCATCGCGGAGCGCTCCAGGCGGGCGGCCGGACGATCGCCGTCGCCGCGACCGGGCTCAAGAACGTCTACCCGCCGGAGCATGCCGATCTGGCCGTCGAGATTGCACGGCAGGGATGTCTGCTCACGGAGGCACCGCTCGATCGGGGCCCCGCGGCCGGGTTCTTCCCGCAGCGGAACCGGATCATCTCCGGCGTGTCGCTCGGCGTGATCGTGGTCGAGGCGGACCGGAACAGCGGCTCTCTGTCGACCGCTGCCCATGGACGGGAGCAGGGGCGCGAGATTTTCGCGGTGCCGGGGCAGATCGACAACCTGCGTAGTCGCGGCTGCCACGACCTGATCCGCGACGGGGCGACGCTTCTCCGCGGCCCGGACGATGTGCTGGAGGCTCTCGGCCCGCTGATGGGACCGGTGCAGACCGCCTCGGACGAGGTGGTGCATTCACCGCGGGAGCTGACGCTCAATGAGCCCGAGCGGCTCGTGCTCAACGCCGTGACTCAGGCACCTTTGCTCGTCGACGAGGTCCTGAGAGCGGTCGAGATGGAGACGTCGAGAGTCCTGTCGACGCTGACGGTGCTCGAGATGAAGCGGCTGATCCGGCGGCATCCCGGCGGGTATGTGTCGCGACCGTAG
- a CDS encoding ABC transporter permease, producing the protein MTSGPSESGPAMALSQAGYRTWDGERRSAWWSCLSLVRVGLSLMFRRWIFWILIALGLMNFLFHFTFIYLKATLTVQNGDFGRFLDNFKVTGTGDAYADFMFAQATICALLLAFAGSTLIGSDYRQGGMIFYLSRGIGRWHYIFGKLLTIAAVVTLVTTLPALVLYIEYGTFSNSLDYFFENPRIAGGILGYGAVLAIVQSLMVFAIAAWVPRTVPLVMTWLGVFVLLKGLAEAMRSIDGNRMWLLLGFWDDMHRVGRWCFGSLKESRPPTLVQCLVVLGSLCVVSLFLILRRVRAVEVVS; encoded by the coding sequence ATGACGTCCGGTCCAAGCGAAAGCGGCCCCGCCATGGCGCTCAGCCAGGCGGGCTACCGCACCTGGGACGGAGAGCGCCGTTCCGCGTGGTGGAGCTGCCTGTCGCTCGTCCGCGTCGGGCTCTCGCTCATGTTCCGGCGGTGGATCTTCTGGATCCTGATCGCCCTGGGGCTGATGAACTTCCTGTTCCACTTCACGTTCATCTACCTCAAGGCGACGCTGACGGTCCAGAACGGCGACTTCGGACGCTTCCTCGACAACTTCAAGGTGACGGGGACCGGCGACGCCTATGCGGACTTCATGTTCGCACAGGCGACGATCTGCGCGCTGCTCCTCGCCTTCGCGGGCTCCACGCTCATCGGCAGCGACTATCGCCAGGGAGGGATGATCTTCTACCTGTCGCGGGGAATCGGCCGCTGGCACTACATCTTCGGGAAGCTGCTGACGATCGCGGCGGTCGTCACCCTCGTCACCACGCTCCCGGCGCTCGTCCTCTACATCGAGTACGGGACGTTCAGCAACTCGCTCGACTACTTCTTCGAGAACCCGCGGATCGCGGGGGGCATCCTGGGGTATGGAGCGGTGCTGGCCATCGTGCAGAGCCTGATGGTCTTCGCCATCGCGGCCTGGGTGCCGCGGACCGTTCCGCTGGTGATGACCTGGTTGGGAGTCTTCGTACTGCTCAAGGGGCTGGCCGAGGCAATGCGGTCGATCGATGGCAACCGGATGTGGCTCCTGCTCGGATTCTGGGACGACATGCATCGTGTCGGCCGCTGGTGTTTCGGATCGCTCAAGGAGTCGCGGCCGCCGACGCTGGTGCAGTGCCTCGTGGTCCTTGGCTCGCTCTGCGTCGTCTCGCTGTTCCTGATCCTGCGGCGCGTCCGGGCCGTCGAGGTGGTGTCATGA